The Stenotrophomonas rhizophila genome has a window encoding:
- a CDS encoding oxygenase MpaB family protein codes for MSSLLHRLTAPATVPIRRWVLGAFPRGQSGIDYDHPLGDPGWFGPDSVTWRVHAEFPGMLAGGLCALMLQTLHPLALAGVYDHSNFRDDLVGRLRRTTAFVACTSYAASGEVEALVGKVKRIHAHVRGQTQDGQAYSADDPALLTWVHVTEAYGFLQGYRRYCREVPEPIADRYYDEYRRVAEALGATDVPASEAEVEAYFARQQTLLRFDARSREVLAVLSSIRLPVPMAGLSRELFLGAGAALLPEWATTMLERTPLQRTQARASARLLQGMSPLFRRALQDGVAARACARVGVPTSTLAHW; via the coding sequence ATGTCGTCACTGCTGCACCGTCTCACCGCCCCCGCTACCGTGCCGATCCGGCGCTGGGTGCTGGGGGCGTTCCCGCGCGGGCAGAGCGGCATCGATTACGACCACCCGCTGGGCGACCCGGGCTGGTTCGGGCCCGATAGCGTGACCTGGCGGGTGCATGCCGAGTTTCCGGGGATGCTGGCCGGCGGGCTGTGCGCGCTGATGCTGCAGACCCTGCACCCGCTGGCACTGGCCGGGGTGTATGACCACTCCAACTTCCGCGACGACCTGGTGGGGCGGCTGCGCCGCACCACGGCGTTCGTGGCATGTACCAGCTACGCGGCGTCGGGCGAAGTGGAGGCGCTGGTCGGGAAGGTGAAGCGCATCCACGCACACGTGCGCGGGCAGACGCAGGATGGGCAGGCGTATTCGGCCGATGATCCGGCGTTGCTGACCTGGGTGCATGTCACCGAGGCATACGGCTTCCTGCAGGGCTACCGGCGTTACTGCCGCGAGGTGCCGGAGCCCATCGCCGACCGGTACTACGACGAGTACCGGCGCGTGGCCGAAGCGTTGGGTGCCACCGATGTGCCGGCTTCGGAAGCGGAGGTGGAAGCGTATTTCGCGCGGCAGCAGACGCTGCTGCGGTTCGATGCGCGCTCACGTGAAGTGCTGGCGGTGTTGTCCAGCATCCGGCTGCCGGTACCGATGGCGGGGCTTTCGCGCGAACTGTTCCTCGGCGCCGGTGCTGCGCTGCTTCCAGAGTGGGCCACGACGATGCTCGAACGAACGCCGTTGCAGCGCACCCAGGCACGGGCTTCCGCGCGGTTGCTGCAGGGCATGTCGCCCTTGTTCCGCCGCGCGCTGCAGGACGGCGTAGCGGCGCGCGCCTGCGCGCGTGTAGGCGTGCCAACAAGCACGCTCGCCCATTGGTGA
- a CDS encoding M13 family metallopeptidase: MSKLRRPTLMLAIAASLSLGLAACDRDAAAPTAAPPADTAAPPAAPKPQLGSFGFDAAGMDRSVAAGDDFFGFANGSWVKNTEIPADRSSYGSFNVISEKTLADTRAILEGAAADTKASGETKLIGDYYAAFMDEAGIESRGMGAIKPELDAIGGIGDKAALATALGGTLRADVDLLNATNFYTDRLFGTWVSVDLLQPDRNAPYLVQGGLGLPDRDFYLQGGRMAEIRKQYQAYIAQVLQLAGVADPAAKAQRIVALETRIAQAHATQEETNDVAKGANAWKQADLSAKAPGMDWAAFLAAAGLDQQDDFIVWQPKAVAGISRLVATEPLDVWKDYLTFHALDRAAPYLPKALADARFAFHGTTLNGTPQQSERWKRAVDESNNAVGEAIGKLYVEKHFDPATKARADEMAKNIIAAFAKRIDALEWMSPETKAHAKAKVEGLTVGMGYPDKWRDYTGLEVKRDDALGNAERASQFEYRRNLAKLGQPVDHSEWAMLPQTINAMNVPLENRLVFPAAILQPPFFDGAADDAVNYGAIGAVIGHEISHGFDNAGALFDETGKLHNWWTAEDLKKFNAAGDALAAQFSSYQPFPGVSVNGRLTLGENIADVAGLATAYDAYQLSLQGKPGQTLEGFTPDQRFFLGFAQAWRSKAREQALRNSLLTNVHAPGQFRALTVRNLDAWYPAFEVKDGQKLYLAPEKRVKVW, translated from the coding sequence ATGTCCAAGCTGCGCCGCCCCACCCTGATGCTTGCCATTGCCGCCAGCCTGTCGCTGGGCCTGGCCGCCTGCGACCGCGATGCGGCCGCGCCGACCGCCGCCCCGCCGGCCGATACCGCCGCCCCGCCCGCCGCGCCCAAGCCGCAGCTCGGCAGCTTCGGCTTCGATGCCGCCGGCATGGACCGCAGCGTCGCCGCCGGCGATGACTTCTTCGGCTTCGCCAACGGCAGCTGGGTCAAGAACACCGAAATTCCGGCCGACCGCTCCAGCTACGGCAGCTTCAACGTCATTTCCGAGAAGACCCTGGCCGACACCCGCGCCATCCTCGAAGGCGCCGCCGCTGATACCAAGGCCAGCGGCGAAACCAAGCTGATCGGCGATTACTACGCCGCCTTCATGGACGAGGCCGGGATCGAATCGCGCGGCATGGGCGCGATCAAGCCCGAGCTGGATGCCATCGGCGGCATCGGCGACAAGGCCGCGCTGGCCACCGCCCTGGGCGGCACCCTGCGCGCCGACGTGGACCTGCTCAACGCCACCAACTTCTACACCGACCGCCTGTTCGGCACCTGGGTGTCGGTGGACCTGCTGCAGCCGGACCGCAATGCGCCCTACCTGGTTCAGGGTGGCCTGGGCCTGCCTGACCGCGACTTCTACCTGCAGGGCGGCCGCATGGCCGAGATCCGCAAGCAGTACCAGGCCTATATCGCCCAGGTGCTGCAGCTGGCCGGCGTGGCCGACCCGGCCGCCAAGGCGCAGCGCATCGTGGCGCTGGAAACCCGCATCGCGCAGGCGCACGCCACCCAGGAAGAAACCAACGACGTGGCCAAGGGTGCCAACGCGTGGAAGCAGGCCGACCTGAGCGCGAAGGCGCCGGGCATGGACTGGGCCGCGTTCCTGGCCGCCGCCGGCCTGGACCAGCAGGACGACTTCATCGTGTGGCAGCCCAAGGCCGTGGCCGGCATTTCGCGCCTGGTCGCCACCGAACCGCTGGATGTGTGGAAGGACTACCTGACCTTCCACGCCCTGGACCGCGCCGCGCCGTACCTGCCCAAGGCACTGGCCGATGCGCGCTTCGCCTTCCACGGCACCACCCTCAACGGCACCCCGCAGCAGAGCGAGCGCTGGAAGCGTGCGGTGGATGAGAGCAACAACGCCGTGGGCGAAGCGATCGGCAAGCTGTACGTCGAAAAGCACTTCGACCCGGCCACCAAGGCGCGCGCCGATGAAATGGCAAAGAACATCATCGCCGCCTTCGCCAAGCGCATCGACGCGCTGGAATGGATGTCGCCGGAAACCAAGGCGCACGCCAAGGCCAAGGTCGAAGGCCTCACCGTGGGCATGGGCTACCCGGACAAGTGGCGCGATTACACCGGCCTTGAAGTGAAGCGCGACGATGCGCTGGGCAACGCCGAGCGCGCCAGCCAGTTCGAGTACCGCCGCAACCTGGCCAAGCTGGGCCAGCCGGTGGACCACAGCGAATGGGCGATGCTGCCGCAGACCATCAACGCCATGAACGTGCCGCTGGAAAACCGCCTGGTGTTCCCGGCCGCGATCCTGCAGCCGCCGTTCTTCGACGGTGCCGCCGATGATGCGGTGAACTACGGCGCGATCGGCGCGGTGATCGGCCATGAGATCAGCCATGGTTTCGACAACGCCGGTGCGCTGTTCGATGAAACCGGCAAGCTGCACAACTGGTGGACGGCCGAGGACCTGAAGAAGTTCAATGCCGCCGGCGATGCGCTGGCTGCGCAGTTCAGCAGCTACCAGCCGTTCCCGGGTGTGTCGGTCAACGGCCGCCTCACCCTGGGCGAGAACATCGCCGACGTGGCCGGCCTGGCCACGGCCTACGACGCCTACCAGCTGTCGCTGCAGGGCAAGCCGGGCCAGACCCTGGAGGGCTTCACGCCTGACCAGCGCTTCTTCCTGGGCTTCGCTCAGGCGTGGCGCAGCAAGGCCCGCGAACAGGCCCTGCGCAACTCGCTGCTCACCAACGTGCACGCCCCCGGCCAGTTCCGCGCGCTCACCGTGCGCAACCTGGACGCGTGGTACCCCGCCTTCGAGGTGAAGGACGGCCAGAAGCTGTACCTGGCCCCGGAAAAGCGGGTCAAGGTGTGGTGA
- a CDS encoding bifunctional diguanylate cyclase/phosphodiesterase — protein sequence MPALSQPMARPLRTIVWLGIGLGLLLGVGLVVMLANDYQRRLEAAQRQSTALATGSQRLLRLELRNLERAMRGIAADGAQLFEHVPAQAPDLLDEAIDGVLQRHAELESIVVVDQFGRALTSGGGDLTLPLWAVEAHRGQDSQLYLGPPQDLGMRRWVLPLALRMGEDRWLLSRLHTSELQSIISGLDIGLHGVLSISDVTGHLLARSPDNDGLTGQQFKLQRRDLLGSDTVLPLGVEHSPIDKVERITTLTTLAEYPLAVYAGLGRQDVLAPWWPYVQASIGLYLLYWGAFALVYTSLRRATRRQDAMSEELRTGHAELRMAHQVGKICTWTVDEDASVLRWSPLAREIFGIPLDSLPVADFFNRVHHEDAQRLQAAFDDAFAGNGVLDEMFRIVLPGGATHWVSARGQQVGGSDRERRMIGALTDVSERVQALARAQQAERQFRLLFDRNPAPFWVFDPDTLRFLEVNEAAVRQYGYSRDEFLAMSILDIRPREGWEEIRGAIANASSGDLQDAKVRLHRRKDGTVFEVRAHLARLDFDGREACLVLAEDISDRMAYERDLAYHATHNPATGLLNTRALAAQLDEEGGSYTIAYVQFRGLQLVADTLGREVGDVVLQAMAKRLGGLGVRYGLLAFQPAEDFIFAIRDDHERQTALDTLVQTVSEPVRGQDWLHQFEPRIGVAVKFDGDVVSAEQVIGMAAQAAHAARDEGSVIAWFDSAVSSRLADRLRLAGRIHSAIDAEFALYFQPICHASDGSPAALEALLRWPQADGSFIPPGEFIQLCEDTGLILALGRWVIREAARAQRQLVDAGWDLPIAVNVSAVQFFNSDLVAEFSRASQEFGLARGALHVELTESSLMRKPGQAKQTMQRMHEQGIHISLDDFGTGYSNMSYLQHLPLDILKIDRSFVADVETNPRNASICRALLSLGHSMGLTVIAEGVETPGQHEWLAAHGCDQVQGFLLGRPAPLADVIGRLETAAA from the coding sequence ATGCCCGCGCTGAGCCAGCCCATGGCGCGGCCGCTGCGCACCATCGTGTGGCTGGGCATCGGCCTGGGCCTGCTGCTCGGTGTGGGCCTGGTGGTGATGCTGGCCAATGATTACCAGCGCCGGCTGGAGGCCGCCCAGCGGCAGAGCACCGCGCTGGCCACCGGTTCGCAGCGCCTGCTGCGACTGGAACTGCGCAACCTGGAACGTGCCATGCGCGGCATCGCCGCCGACGGCGCGCAGCTGTTCGAGCACGTGCCGGCGCAGGCGCCGGACCTGCTGGACGAAGCCATCGATGGGGTGCTGCAGCGGCATGCGGAGCTGGAAAGCATCGTGGTGGTGGACCAGTTCGGCCGTGCGCTGACCAGCGGCGGTGGTGACCTGACCCTGCCGCTGTGGGCGGTGGAGGCCCATCGTGGCCAGGACAGCCAGCTGTATCTGGGCCCGCCGCAGGACCTGGGCATGCGCCGCTGGGTGCTGCCGCTGGCGCTGCGCATGGGCGAGGACCGATGGCTGCTCAGCCGGCTGCATACCAGCGAGCTGCAGTCGATCATCAGCGGGCTGGATATCGGCCTCCACGGCGTGCTCTCCATCAGTGATGTCACCGGCCACCTGCTGGCGCGCAGCCCCGACAACGACGGCTTGACCGGCCAGCAGTTCAAACTGCAGCGGCGCGACCTGCTGGGCAGCGATACGGTGCTGCCGCTGGGCGTCGAACACAGTCCCATCGACAAGGTCGAGCGCATCACCACCCTCACCACGCTGGCCGAGTACCCGCTGGCGGTGTACGCCGGGCTGGGCCGGCAGGATGTGCTGGCGCCGTGGTGGCCCTACGTGCAGGCCTCGATCGGCCTGTACCTGCTGTACTGGGGGGCGTTCGCGCTGGTCTACACCAGCCTGCGCCGTGCCACCCGCCGCCAGGATGCGATGAGCGAGGAGCTGCGCACCGGCCATGCCGAGCTGCGCATGGCCCACCAGGTCGGCAAGATCTGCACCTGGACGGTGGACGAGGACGCCTCGGTGCTGCGCTGGTCGCCGCTGGCGCGGGAAATATTCGGCATCCCGCTCGATTCCCTGCCGGTGGCCGATTTCTTCAACCGCGTGCACCACGAGGATGCACAGCGGTTGCAGGCGGCGTTCGACGATGCGTTTGCCGGCAATGGCGTGCTGGATGAGATGTTCCGCATCGTGCTGCCGGGCGGTGCCACGCACTGGGTATCGGCGCGTGGCCAGCAGGTGGGTGGCAGTGACCGCGAGCGGCGCATGATCGGCGCGCTCACCGACGTAAGCGAGCGGGTCCAGGCGCTGGCACGCGCGCAGCAGGCCGAGCGCCAGTTCCGCCTGCTGTTCGATCGCAACCCGGCACCGTTCTGGGTGTTCGATCCGGACACGCTGCGGTTCCTGGAAGTGAACGAAGCGGCGGTGCGCCAGTACGGCTACAGCCGCGATGAATTCCTGGCGATGAGCATCCTGGACATCCGCCCACGCGAAGGCTGGGAGGAAATCCGCGGCGCGATTGCCAACGCCAGCAGCGGCGACCTGCAGGATGCCAAGGTGCGGCTGCACCGGCGCAAGGACGGCACCGTATTCGAAGTGCGCGCGCACCTGGCGCGGTTGGACTTTGACGGGCGAGAGGCCTGCCTGGTGCTGGCCGAGGACATCAGCGACCGCATGGCCTATGAGCGCGACCTGGCCTACCACGCCACCCACAACCCGGCCACCGGGCTGCTCAACACGCGCGCGCTGGCCGCGCAGCTGGATGAGGAAGGCGGCAGCTACACCATCGCCTACGTGCAGTTCCGTGGCCTGCAGCTGGTGGCCGATACGCTGGGCCGCGAAGTGGGCGACGTGGTGTTGCAGGCCATGGCCAAGCGCCTGGGTGGGCTGGGCGTGCGCTATGGGTTGCTGGCGTTCCAGCCGGCCGAGGATTTCATCTTCGCCATCCGCGACGACCACGAGCGCCAGACTGCGCTGGATACGCTGGTGCAGACCGTCTCCGAACCCGTGCGCGGACAGGACTGGCTGCACCAGTTCGAACCGCGCATTGGCGTGGCGGTGAAGTTCGACGGCGATGTGGTCAGTGCCGAACAGGTGATCGGCATGGCCGCGCAGGCCGCGCATGCCGCGCGCGACGAAGGCAGCGTGATTGCCTGGTTCGACAGCGCGGTGAGTTCGCGGCTGGCCGACCGGCTGCGGCTTGCCGGGCGCATCCACAGCGCGATCGACGCCGAATTCGCGCTGTACTTCCAGCCGATCTGCCACGCCAGCGATGGCAGCCCGGCGGCGCTGGAGGCGCTGCTGCGCTGGCCGCAGGCCGATGGCAGCTTCATTCCGCCGGGCGAGTTCATCCAGCTGTGCGAAGACACCGGGTTGATCCTGGCGCTGGGCCGCTGGGTGATCCGTGAAGCAGCGCGTGCGCAGCGCCAGCTGGTGGATGCCGGCTGGGACCTGCCGATCGCGGTGAACGTCTCGGCGGTGCAGTTCTTCAACAGCGACCTGGTGGCCGAGTTCAGCCGCGCCAGCCAAGAGTTCGGGCTGGCGCGCGGCGCGCTGCACGTGGAGCTGACCGAGAGCAGCCTGATGCGCAAGCCGGGCCAGGCCAAGCAGACCATGCAGCGCATGCACGAACAGGGCATCCATATTTCGCTGGACGACTTCGGCACCGGTTATTCGAACATGTCCTACCTGCAGCACCTGCCGCTGGACATCCTGAAGATCGACCGCAGCTTCGTGGCCGATGTGGAAACCAACCCGCGCAACGCCTCGATCTGCCGCGCGCTGTTGTCGCTGGGCCACAGCATGGGCCTGACGGTGATCGCCGAAGGCGTGGAAACCCCGGGCCAGCACGAATGGCTGGCCGCGCACGGCTGCGACCAGGTGCAGGGCTTCCTGCTGGGCCGGCCGGCGCCGCTGGCCGACGTGATAGGACGGCTGGAAACCGCCGCCGCGTAA
- a CDS encoding dioxygenase family protein: MTRLPSLYISHGSPMTALQPGLVGVRLAELAAQLPRPRAIVMASAHWLTRQPVVGAHPQPPTIHDFGGFPQALFDLQYPAPGDPALAEEVAQRLVAAGLPTGVDPTRGLDHGAWVPLRLLYPQADIPVVPLALQPLQGPAHQFALGRALAPLREQGVLLVGSGSITHNLHDFRDYQSGGEAPYVRPFIEWVEQRLQANDSAALLDYRRQAPYAERAHPTDEHFQPLHFALGAAGGEVLGAQRIDAGIDAGMLAMDIYRFDGQAA; encoded by the coding sequence ATGACCCGCCTGCCCTCGCTGTACATCTCCCACGGTTCGCCGATGACCGCGTTGCAGCCGGGGCTGGTCGGGGTGCGCCTGGCTGAGCTGGCCGCGCAGCTGCCGCGCCCGCGGGCGATCGTGATGGCCTCGGCGCACTGGCTGACCCGCCAGCCGGTGGTGGGCGCGCACCCGCAGCCGCCGACCATCCATGATTTCGGCGGCTTCCCGCAGGCGTTGTTCGACCTGCAGTACCCGGCGCCCGGCGACCCGGCCCTGGCCGAGGAGGTCGCGCAGCGGCTGGTGGCCGCCGGGCTGCCCACCGGCGTGGACCCGACCCGTGGCCTCGACCACGGCGCGTGGGTGCCGCTGCGCCTGCTCTACCCGCAGGCTGACATTCCGGTGGTGCCGCTGGCGCTGCAGCCGCTGCAGGGCCCGGCCCACCAGTTCGCGCTGGGCCGCGCGCTGGCGCCGCTGCGCGAACAGGGCGTGCTGCTGGTCGGCTCGGGCAGCATCACCCACAACCTGCACGACTTCCGCGACTACCAGAGCGGCGGCGAAGCGCCCTATGTGCGCCCCTTCATCGAATGGGTGGAGCAGCGCCTGCAGGCCAACGACAGCGCCGCGCTGCTCGATTACCGCCGGCAGGCGCCGTATGCCGAACGCGCGCACCCCACCGACGAGCACTTCCAACCGCTGCATTTCGCGCTTGGTGCCGCCGGCGGTGAGGTGCTGGGCGCGCAGCGCATCGATGCCGGCATCGATGCGGGCATGCTGGCGATGGACATCTACCGCTTCGACGGGCAGGCGGCCTGA
- a CDS encoding Na+/H+ antiporter, protein MHTIEVVLAMLVAVVASGYLVRVLPLSLPLPLVQIGLGAVIAGVFNRGHALEPEMFFLLFLPPLLFLDGWRIPKQGLFRDKGVILELAFGLVVFTVIGAGLLIHWMIPVMPLAVAFALAAIISPTDPVAVSSIASRAPIPKRLMHILEGESLLNDASGLVCFRFAVAAVMTGTFSLATASVTFLWVAVAGLAIGVAVTLGVSTFQRWLWRRFGEEPGAALLVNLLIPFAAYLLAEEANASGILSAVAAGITMSYVELTGRVSGSMRVQRMAVWNMLQFSFNGIMFVLLGEQLPGIVDRAMTTVSESGHQSAWWLLVYVVVINLALVLLRLAWVWLSLRWSVLRAKHRGEARPGTSWRIVVATSVAGVRGAITLAGVLTLPLFLPDGSAFPARDLVIFLAAAVILVSLVGASVALPRLLKGLELPADSGERKEEDLARRLASKAALAGVERMRQQLVQNQTTDNVQLYNDAASRVSLLYQRNLEKDQGPDADPEKVRRMEQGYRQLRSAGLTAEREELFRLTRRGRISDEISRKLIRNLDLLETRQKD, encoded by the coding sequence ATGCATACGATTGAAGTCGTCCTGGCGATGCTGGTGGCGGTGGTCGCCAGCGGCTACCTGGTCCGCGTACTGCCGTTGTCGCTGCCGCTGCCGCTGGTGCAGATCGGCCTGGGTGCGGTGATTGCGGGGGTATTCAACCGTGGCCACGCGCTGGAACCGGAGATGTTCTTCCTGTTGTTCCTGCCGCCGCTGCTGTTCCTGGACGGCTGGCGCATTCCCAAGCAGGGCCTGTTCCGCGACAAGGGCGTGATCCTGGAGCTGGCCTTCGGGCTGGTGGTGTTTACCGTGATCGGCGCGGGCCTGCTGATCCACTGGATGATTCCGGTGATGCCGTTGGCGGTGGCGTTCGCCCTGGCGGCGATCATCTCGCCGACCGACCCGGTGGCGGTCAGTTCGATCGCGTCGCGCGCGCCGATTCCCAAGCGGCTGATGCACATCCTGGAGGGCGAATCGCTGTTGAACGATGCCTCCGGCCTGGTCTGCTTCCGCTTCGCGGTGGCCGCGGTGATGACCGGTACCTTCTCGCTGGCAACGGCCTCGGTGACCTTCCTGTGGGTGGCGGTGGCCGGCCTGGCGATCGGCGTGGCGGTGACGCTCGGTGTGTCCACCTTCCAGCGCTGGCTGTGGCGGCGCTTCGGCGAAGAGCCGGGCGCGGCGCTGCTGGTCAACCTGCTGATTCCGTTCGCTGCCTACCTGCTGGCCGAAGAGGCCAACGCCTCGGGCATTCTCTCGGCAGTGGCCGCCGGTATCACCATGAGCTACGTGGAGCTTACCGGCCGCGTGTCCGGCAGCATGCGCGTGCAGCGCATGGCGGTGTGGAACATGCTGCAGTTCTCCTTCAACGGCATCATGTTCGTGCTGCTGGGCGAGCAGCTGCCGGGCATCGTGGACCGCGCCATGACCACGGTGAGCGAAAGCGGGCACCAGAGTGCGTGGTGGCTGCTGGTCTACGTGGTGGTGATCAACCTGGCCCTGGTGCTGCTGCGCCTGGCCTGGGTGTGGCTGTCGCTGCGCTGGAGCGTGCTGCGTGCGAAGCATCGCGGTGAAGCGCGGCCAGGCACCTCGTGGCGGATCGTGGTGGCCACCTCGGTGGCCGGCGTACGCGGTGCGATCACGCTGGCCGGTGTGTTGACCCTGCCGCTGTTCCTGCCCGATGGCAGCGCCTTCCCGGCGCGCGACCTGGTGATCTTCCTGGCCGCGGCGGTGATCCTGGTGTCGCTGGTCGGTGCCAGCGTGGCGCTGCCGCGCCTGCTCAAGGGGCTGGAACTGCCGGCGGACTCGGGCGAGCGCAAGGAAGAAGACCTGGCGCGGCGGCTGGCCTCGAAGGCGGCGCTGGCCGGGGTGGAGCGCATGCGCCAGCAACTGGTGCAGAACCAGACCACCGACAACGTGCAGCTGTACAACGATGCGGCCTCACGGGTGAGCCTGCTGTACCAGCGCAACCTGGAAAAAGACCAGGGCCCGGATGCGGACCCGGAAAAGGTGCGGCGCATGGAGCAGGGCTACCGGCAGCTGCGCAGTGCCGGGTTGACCGCCGAACGCGAAGAACTGTTCCGGTTGACCCGGCGCGGGCGGATTTCCGACGAGATCTCGCGCAAGCTGATCCGCAACCTGGACCTGCTGGAAACCCGGCAAAAGGATTGA
- a CDS encoding DUF3297 family protein, whose translation MSDTPPDHLAINPTSPFHDAAALERGVGIRFNDVERDNVEEYSVSEGWIRVQAGKARDRRGNPMTIKVKGTVVAYYLDQKPE comes from the coding sequence ATGAGCGATACCCCTCCCGATCACCTGGCGATCAACCCCACCAGCCCCTTCCACGATGCTGCAGCGCTGGAGCGCGGCGTGGGCATCCGCTTCAACGATGTCGAGCGCGACAACGTCGAGGAATACTCGGTCAGCGAAGGCTGGATCCGGGTGCAGGCCGGCAAGGCCCGCGACCGCCGGGGCAACCCGATGACCATCAAGGTCAAGGGCACCGTGGTGGCGTATTACCTGGATCAGAAGCCGGAATAA
- a CDS encoding DUF6630 family protein gives MPDNSDYFDFEEDERDFDEDDFEARIWNLFVLINPGDEELGLQQFNRWREALLENGEEIDEEADWLPPLMAAIAWQSGFEVEREDTDALVSAVNELSARWNLQLDWGGDLDDEDFAAHVDAPRLMGTAYDRLREHNYSLWSVDTGNGGLAGWMALQRDDDAMLALCSLLGVEVRPGSDPF, from the coding sequence ATGCCCGACAACAGCGACTATTTCGACTTCGAAGAAGACGAACGCGATTTCGACGAAGACGATTTCGAGGCCCGGATCTGGAACCTGTTCGTGCTGATCAACCCGGGCGACGAGGAACTGGGCCTGCAGCAGTTCAACCGCTGGCGCGAGGCGCTGCTGGAGAACGGTGAGGAGATCGACGAGGAGGCCGACTGGCTGCCGCCGCTGATGGCCGCCATTGCCTGGCAGTCCGGCTTCGAGGTGGAGCGTGAAGACACCGATGCGCTGGTGTCGGCGGTGAACGAGCTGTCCGCGCGCTGGAACCTGCAGCTGGACTGGGGTGGCGACCTGGATGACGAGGATTTTGCCGCCCACGTCGACGCGCCGCGGCTGATGGGCACCGCCTACGACCGCCTGCGCGAGCACAATTACTCGCTGTGGAGCGTGGATACCGGCAACGGCGGCCTGGCCGGCTGGATGGCACTGCAGCGCGATGATGACGCCATGCTGGCGCTGTGTTCGCTGCTGGGGGTGGAAGTGCGGCCGGGCTCGGATCCGTTCTGA
- a CDS encoding DUF4031 domain-containing protein has translation MTVYIDDAVHPWRGERWAHLMADTLPELHAMAAQLGIPRRAFQNRRSGAHYDVPAPLRLQAIALGATAISRHTDRALVKAVIANARSQYTA, from the coding sequence GTGACGGTCTATATCGACGATGCGGTACACCCCTGGCGCGGCGAGCGCTGGGCGCATCTGATGGCCGACACCCTGCCCGAGCTGCACGCCATGGCGGCGCAGCTCGGGATTCCCCGGCGGGCCTTCCAGAACCGCCGCAGTGGCGCCCATTACGACGTCCCCGCGCCCCTGCGCCTGCAGGCCATCGCGCTGGGTGCGACCGCCATTTCCCGGCACACCGACCGGGCGCTGGTGAAAGCCGTCATCGCCAACGCCAGATCGCAATACACGGCCTGA
- the motB gene encoding flagellar motor protein MotB — MAENKPTVIVRRVKKGGHAAHHGGAWKVAYADFVTAMMAFFLVLWLMAATTKPERASISEYFRNPSPLTGQSPTPAPGMAGPGGASTSMIKLGGATDVSRGNSNDPFQNHQAERPVPQEDEREREKKQLEVLKQELEEAISKSQALEPFKDQLLLDLTPEGLRIQIVDKQNRPMFDMGSAALKTYTRDILRELSQFINHVPNRISITGHTDITAYNAAHGYSNWELSADRANAARRALLDGGMADDKVTRVVGLSSSVLFDKTQPDNPINRRISIVVMTKAAEAAALAGSGQEVALSPTAQDADIQAAQGAPAPAAVPPTASP, encoded by the coding sequence ATGGCCGAGAACAAACCCACCGTCATCGTCCGCCGGGTCAAGAAGGGCGGCCACGCCGCGCACCATGGCGGCGCCTGGAAGGTGGCCTACGCTGACTTCGTCACCGCCATGATGGCGTTCTTCCTGGTGCTGTGGCTGATGGCGGCCACCACCAAGCCCGAACGCGCGTCCATTTCCGAATACTTCCGCAACCCCAGCCCGCTCACCGGGCAGAGCCCCACGCCCGCCCCGGGCATGGCCGGCCCGGGTGGCGCCAGTACCTCGATGATCAAGCTGGGCGGCGCCACCGATGTGTCGCGCGGCAACAGCAACGACCCCTTCCAGAACCACCAGGCCGAGCGCCCGGTGCCGCAGGAAGACGAGCGCGAGCGTGAGAAGAAGCAGCTGGAAGTGCTCAAGCAGGAACTGGAAGAAGCGATCAGCAAGAGCCAGGCGCTGGAACCGTTCAAGGACCAGCTTCTGCTGGACCTGACCCCGGAAGGCCTGCGCATCCAGATCGTGGACAAGCAGAACCGGCCGATGTTCGACATGGGCAGTGCCGCGCTGAAGACCTACACGCGCGACATCCTTCGCGAGCTCTCGCAGTTCATCAACCACGTGCCGAACCGGATCAGCATCACCGGCCATACCGACATCACCGCGTACAACGCCGCCCACGGCTACAGCAACTGGGAGCTCAGCGCCGACCGCGCCAATGCCGCCCGGCGTGCGCTGCTCGATGGCGGCATGGCCGACGACAAGGTCACCCGCGTGGTCGGCCTGTCCTCCTCGGTGCTGTTCGACAAGACCCAGCCGGACAACCCGATCAACCGCCGCATCAGCATCGTGGTGATGACCAAGGCCGCCGAAGCCGCCGCGCTGGCCGGTTCGGGCCAGGAAGTGGCGCTGTCGCCGACCGCCCAGGACGCCGACATCCAGGCGGCCCAGGGCGCGCCGGCACCGGCCGCAGTGCCCCCCACCGCCTCACCCTGA